In the genome of Phycisphaerales bacterium, one region contains:
- a CDS encoding thrombospondin type 3 repeat-containing protein, with product MLVVSLALREPQPLRAQAVAPLWLDPAQVPLATYRGIPTITDPSNTYAPAFWVHQQYYFNADFAGHAEFRRLMDLHRRADQLYCAFALGEFYRYGLTAGVSPTGYTVDAIESHVGVFAPAAVAGWRDLDTALEFLSDQPVASDARLRYGLTRIAPSQPGWLPGDATLVDHTFLLFGLVETMAPGFFRARQPFQPDADGDGIADAYDNCPQVWNPWQTDTAGNGVGDACDCGPLWADADRDGDVDLHDFASWQTCAQPAAPERCSCVDRNGNLVVDGSDLDALTTCLLSGGPDRAPSDCPP from the coding sequence ATGCTCGTCGTGAGTCTCGCGTTGCGCGAGCCGCAGCCCCTCAGGGCCCAGGCGGTGGCACCCCTTTGGCTGGACCCCGCACAGGTCCCGCTCGCTACTTACCGCGGCATTCCGACGATCACCGACCCAAGTAATACCTACGCCCCCGCTTTCTGGGTTCACCAGCAGTACTACTTCAATGCAGACTTTGCGGGGCACGCCGAGTTCCGCCGGCTCATGGACCTGCACCGCCGCGCTGATCAGCTCTACTGCGCATTCGCGCTCGGCGAATTCTACCGCTACGGATTGACTGCCGGCGTCAGTCCTACCGGGTATACCGTCGATGCGATCGAATCGCACGTCGGCGTATTCGCGCCCGCGGCAGTTGCGGGCTGGCGTGATCTCGACACGGCGCTCGAGTTCCTCTCCGACCAGCCCGTTGCGAGCGATGCACGGCTGCGGTACGGCCTGACCCGCATTGCGCCAAGCCAGCCGGGCTGGTTGCCGGGCGACGCCACACTGGTAGATCACACGTTCCTGTTGTTCGGTCTGGTCGAAACGATGGCGCCGGGTTTCTTCCGCGCCCGGCAGCCGTTCCAGCCCGACGCGGACGGCGACGGGATTGCAGATGCTTACGACAACTGCCCGCAGGTGTGGAATCCGTGGCAGACGGACACCGCCGGCAACGGCGTCGGCGATGCGTGCGACTGTGGACCGCTGTGGGCCGACGCCGACCGCGATGGGGATGTGGATCTGCACGATTTCGCGAGCTGGCAGACATGTGCGCAGCCGGCTGCCCCGGAGCGGTGCTCGTGCGTCGATCGCAACGGAAACCTCGTGGTTGACGGAAGCGACCTTGACGCGCTGACCACCTGCCTGTTGAGCGGCGGGCCGGACCGCGCACCAAGCGATTGCCCGCCATAG
- a CDS encoding zinc metalloprotease HtpX codes for MRWLNNVKTAMLLGGLMGLCIAAGYFLTGGLHGIVLGFIFGGVGNLIAFFFSDRIALAAMHAREVPRAELPWLHDMVERLAARAGIPAPRVYICPQPAPNAFATGRSPAHSAVAVTEGMLRAFPQHEVEGVLAHEIAHIKHRDVLISTLAAVMAGAISMLAYMLMFMGGGRNNANQSPFAIVGAIAMMLLAPLAAGLIQMAISRQREYAADSYGGELCGDPRKLASALARLQVGNERIPMDTNPAFHNLYIAEPLSSGGIGGLFATHPPIQKRIALLQEQARSARA; via the coding sequence ATGCGCTGGTTAAACAACGTGAAGACCGCGATGTTGCTCGGGGGCCTGATGGGGTTGTGCATTGCAGCCGGGTACTTTCTGACCGGCGGCCTGCACGGCATCGTCCTCGGTTTCATTTTCGGCGGCGTCGGCAACTTGATTGCCTTCTTCTTCTCCGATCGGATCGCGCTGGCGGCCATGCACGCCCGTGAAGTACCGCGGGCCGAGCTGCCCTGGCTGCATGACATGGTTGAGCGGCTTGCCGCCCGCGCCGGGATTCCTGCGCCGCGGGTGTACATCTGTCCGCAGCCGGCGCCGAATGCGTTTGCCACCGGGCGGAGTCCGGCACATTCCGCCGTGGCCGTGACGGAGGGTATGTTGCGGGCCTTCCCGCAGCACGAGGTCGAAGGTGTCCTGGCGCACGAGATCGCCCACATCAAGCACCGCGACGTGCTCATCAGCACGTTGGCGGCTGTGATGGCCGGCGCGATCAGCATGCTGGCTTACATGCTCATGTTCATGGGTGGCGGGCGTAACAACGCGAACCAGAGTCCCTTCGCCATCGTGGGTGCAATTGCGATGATGCTGCTGGCTCCGCTTGCCGCCGGGCTCATCCAGATGGCGATCAGTCGGCAGCGGGAGTATGCGGCCGACTCGTATGGCGGCGAACTGTGCGGCGACCCCCGCAAACTGGCGAGTGCCCTGGCCCGCCTGCAGGTCGGGAACGAACGGATCCCGATGGACACGAACCCGGCCTTCCACAACCTGTACATTGCCGAGCCGCTATCGAGCGGCGGGATCGGCGGTCTCTTCGCGACGCACCCGCCGATTCAGAAGCGGATTGCGTTGCTGCAGGAGCAGGCCCGCAGCGCTCGCGCGTAA
- a CDS encoding carbohydrate ABC transporter permease → MTRDDRRQSRLHRGAPRLLIYLLLGGVSLLFLAPLLGIVAASVTPPEELGKGRLAFFPRPAAPNESPLTPPDASAYPRILFGQADTDATDQLRQQPFDYLRYARNTLIIVALSLVGMVLSSAIAAYGFARVPFPGRNAMFAVCLATMMIPFPVLMVPTYMIFKHLGWIGTFLPLWVPAWFGSAFNIFLLRQFFLGLPQELEESALLDGCSRWGCFWRIILPLSRPALAVVALFHILFVWNDFLGPLIYLSHQHQYTLALGLQALQTKAGDTPWNELMAASLLIVIPVIILFLFAQRTFIQGIATSGLKG, encoded by the coding sequence ATGACCCGCGACGACCGCCGACAGTCTCGTCTTCATCGCGGAGCTCCACGGCTGCTGATCTACCTCCTGCTCGGCGGGGTGTCACTGCTCTTCCTGGCGCCACTCCTCGGCATCGTCGCCGCCAGCGTGACTCCGCCCGAGGAACTGGGAAAGGGGCGACTGGCCTTCTTCCCGCGGCCGGCCGCACCGAATGAGTCCCCGCTCACTCCCCCGGATGCCTCGGCCTATCCCCGCATCCTGTTCGGACAGGCGGATACGGACGCGACCGACCAGCTCCGCCAACAACCGTTCGATTACCTCCGCTACGCGCGCAACACCCTGATCATCGTAGCCCTGAGTCTCGTCGGGATGGTCCTCTCCAGCGCCATCGCGGCGTACGGCTTCGCGCGCGTCCCCTTCCCGGGGCGGAACGCCATGTTTGCCGTCTGCCTCGCCACGATGATGATTCCTTTTCCGGTGCTCATGGTACCCACGTACATGATCTTCAAGCACCTTGGGTGGATCGGCACGTTCCTGCCACTTTGGGTGCCGGCGTGGTTTGGCAGCGCGTTCAATATCTTCCTGTTACGGCAGTTCTTTCTCGGCTTGCCGCAGGAACTCGAGGAATCCGCCCTGCTCGACGGGTGCTCGCGGTGGGGCTGTTTCTGGCGCATCATCCTGCCCCTGTCGCGACCCGCGCTCGCCGTCGTCGCCCTGTTCCACATCCTGTTCGTGTGGAACGATTTCCTCGGTCCGTTGATCTACCTCTCTCACCAGCACCAGTACACGCTCGCACTGGGCCTCCAGGCGCTTCAGACCAAGGCCGGCGACACCCCCTGGAACGAGTTGATGGCCGCCAGTCTCCTGATTGTGATACCGGTCATCATCCTGTTCCTGTTCGCACAGCGCACGTTCATCCAGGGCATCGCCACCAGTGGCCTGAAGGGCTGA
- a CDS encoding ABC transporter substrate-binding protein: MNLRALLLTLVLGAPAVALLLCGPRGPANAPSDRTVIRYWEKWSGVEGVAMQRIVDRYNATIGATDGIWVQYTPISSIEQRLLIAIAGGDPPDLAGIYDALLANYADRDALLPLDALTAEIGLDTDRFAPVWTNLCRYQGQLFALPSAPFTIALLYNRAHFRAAGLDPDRPPRTMAELDDYARRLTRWDADRTEITQLGFTQSTAMLGWWPWVWPCYFGAELWDGQRYKLLSKEARAAYAWIVRQRVELGWDAIRSFEATSGPIEGAQNAFLAGRLSMLFQGPWMVNWARTYAPQLDIGVAPFPSATADRAYAFASTDIFVIPRGAREPRAALRFLAYVLQPEVLEELCQAHGKLSPFRDAGPDFYDNHPNPFIRTFEHLAQSPDIFGFPQMPTWLAVNDELNSTLNAVMRGDHLERTLTRAQQKIDKIVQDYEQMATQRRGLRAPRTSPRRAPRLQEGATPQEHPH, from the coding sequence ATGAACCTGCGCGCGCTGCTGCTAACCCTTGTTCTTGGTGCACCGGCCGTCGCGCTGCTGCTCTGCGGCCCGCGCGGCCCGGCCAATGCCCCATCGGACCGGACGGTCATCCGGTATTGGGAAAAGTGGAGTGGCGTAGAGGGTGTTGCGATGCAGCGCATCGTCGACCGCTACAACGCCACGATCGGAGCAACGGATGGAATCTGGGTGCAATACACCCCGATCAGCAGCATTGAGCAACGTCTGCTCATCGCGATCGCCGGGGGCGACCCACCTGACTTGGCCGGTATCTACGATGCCCTGCTGGCGAACTACGCGGATCGCGACGCCCTTCTCCCCCTCGACGCTCTCACGGCCGAGATCGGCCTCGACACCGACCGTTTCGCACCCGTCTGGACCAACTTGTGCCGTTACCAGGGCCAACTCTTCGCGCTGCCGAGCGCACCGTTCACGATAGCGCTGCTCTACAACCGCGCGCATTTTCGCGCCGCCGGGCTCGACCCGGACCGCCCGCCGCGCACGATGGCTGAGCTTGACGACTACGCCCGCCGATTGACACGCTGGGACGCCGATCGCACCGAAATCACGCAACTCGGGTTCACCCAGTCAACCGCCATGCTCGGTTGGTGGCCGTGGGTGTGGCCGTGCTATTTCGGTGCCGAATTGTGGGATGGACAACGTTATAAACTGCTGTCCAAGGAAGCACGGGCGGCATACGCGTGGATCGTGCGGCAGCGCGTGGAGCTCGGTTGGGACGCGATCCGCAGCTTCGAGGCGACATCGGGACCGATCGAGGGCGCCCAGAACGCCTTCCTGGCAGGACGTCTGAGCATGCTCTTCCAGGGTCCGTGGATGGTGAACTGGGCGCGTACCTACGCCCCGCAGCTTGACATCGGCGTGGCGCCGTTCCCCAGTGCCACCGCCGACCGCGCGTACGCCTTTGCATCGACTGACATCTTCGTCATCCCGCGCGGCGCCCGGGAACCGCGTGCCGCACTGCGGTTCCTCGCCTATGTACTGCAACCGGAAGTGCTCGAAGAACTCTGCCAGGCGCACGGCAAGCTCTCCCCCTTTCGCGATGCCGGCCCGGATTTCTACGACAACCATCCGAACCCCTTCATCCGCACCTTCGAGCACCTCGCGCAGAGCCCCGACATCTTCGGGTTCCCGCAGATGCCCACCTGGCTGGCCGTCAACGACGAACTCAACAGTACATTGAACGCCGTGATGCGCGGCGACCACCTGGAGCGTACGCTGACACGCGCACAGCAGAAGATCGACAAAATCGTGCAGGATTACGAGCAGATGGCCACGCAGCGCCGCGGCCTGCGGGCGCCGCGTACCTCCCCCCGACGTGCCCCGCGGCTTCAGGAGGGTGCCACCCCGCAGGAGCATCCGCATTGA
- a CDS encoding prepilin-type N-terminal cleavage/methylation domain-containing protein, whose translation MMQYTIKRRTRQTAGGFTLIELLVVVAIIALLISILLPAMTQARNKAKDTACMSNMRQLALASTYYIDDNRGTIQHIRGEDGGSGGQYVHYDIIFNFWPYLKDLKIYRCQRAVGDSSVKVIEADPTSTRYYTVEKSDARFLQAFQEQWWPALDPFAIPGSRIPDLYTEYWPSTWGRNASWGGQKVPPINGGVMTKIPAPTYAVVIADAMWDWAVGTANPQQDPRKARPRHGRGNHFAFLDGHVEFVIQAKYYDPKQGPANYVTRDRDPWGNGPFYAWGVYKGPIGGLSAHYNVP comes from the coding sequence ATGATGCAATACACGATCAAGCGCCGTACACGGCAAACGGCCGGCGGATTCACCCTGATTGAATTGCTGGTCGTTGTGGCGATCATCGCCCTGCTGATTTCGATCCTGCTGCCGGCCATGACCCAGGCCCGAAACAAGGCCAAAGACACGGCCTGCATGTCCAACATGCGGCAACTCGCACTGGCATCAACGTATTACATAGACGACAACCGCGGGACCATACAGCACATCCGCGGCGAGGACGGGGGCAGTGGCGGTCAGTACGTCCACTACGACATCATCTTCAACTTTTGGCCCTACCTGAAGGATCTCAAGATCTATCGCTGCCAGCGGGCGGTCGGGGATTCCTCGGTGAAGGTGATCGAGGCCGACCCCACCTCGACACGTTACTACACGGTTGAGAAGTCCGACGCGCGTTTCCTCCAGGCGTTCCAGGAGCAGTGGTGGCCCGCCTTGGATCCGTTTGCGATCCCGGGGTCACGCATTCCGGATTTGTACACGGAGTACTGGCCATCGACCTGGGGTCGCAATGCCTCCTGGGGTGGACAGAAAGTTCCGCCCATCAACGGCGGCGTCATGACCAAGATCCCGGCGCCGACCTATGCGGTGGTGATCGCCGATGCGATGTGGGACTGGGCGGTGGGCACCGCGAACCCGCAGCAGGATCCGCGGAAGGCGCGCCCGCGGCACGGCCGGGGCAATCACTTCGCGTTCCTCGATGGGCACGTGGAGTTCGTGATCCAGGCCAAGTACTACGATCCGAAGCAGGGGCCGGCGAACTACGTGACGCGTGACCGGGATCCGTGGGGTAATGGGCCATTCTATGCATGGGGTGTCTACAAAGGACCCATCGGTGGGTTGAGCGCACACTACAACGTACCCTAG
- the eno gene encoding phosphopyruvate hydratase encodes MADGPLIASIVAREILDSRGNPTVEADVLLEDGTFASAAVPSGASTGENEAVELRDGDKARYLGKGVLQAVHNINEIIAPALCDLDPRWQEQIDRRLLELDGTPNKGKLGANAVLAVSVAVAKAAAGYSGMPLYRYLGGASAHVLPVPMMNILNGGKHADSNVDFQEFMVQPWGASTFSEALRMGTEIFHHLKKVLKDRGYNTAVGDEGGFAPSLKSNDEALEVIALAVEQAGYKLGEDVYIALDPATSEMYDKETGKYRFFRSNPDRLATSDELIDLWASWAAKYPIRSLEDGLAEHDWAGWQKLTAKLGDKLQLVGDDLFVTNVEYLQRGIREKSANSILVKINQIGSLTETFAAINLAMRNGFSAVISHRSGETEDTTIADLAVATNAGQIKTGSASRSDRIAKYNRLLRIEEELGDEAVYGAEFWNR; translated from the coding sequence ATGGCAGACGGTCCCCTGATTGCATCCATCGTCGCCCGCGAGATCCTCGATTCGCGCGGCAATCCCACCGTCGAAGCCGACGTGCTCCTTGAAGACGGCACGTTCGCGTCGGCGGCTGTACCGAGCGGCGCATCCACCGGCGAGAACGAAGCCGTGGAACTGCGTGATGGCGACAAGGCGCGCTACCTCGGGAAAGGTGTGCTGCAAGCCGTCCACAACATCAACGAGATCATCGCACCGGCATTGTGCGACCTCGATCCGCGCTGGCAGGAGCAGATTGACCGCCGGCTGCTCGAACTGGACGGCACACCGAACAAGGGCAAGCTGGGCGCCAACGCAGTGCTGGCCGTGTCGGTCGCGGTCGCCAAGGCCGCCGCCGGCTACAGCGGCATGCCGCTGTATCGCTACCTCGGCGGCGCCAGCGCGCACGTCCTGCCGGTGCCGATGATGAACATCCTGAATGGCGGTAAGCACGCGGACAGCAACGTGGACTTCCAGGAGTTCATGGTGCAGCCGTGGGGCGCATCCACCTTCAGCGAAGCGCTGCGCATGGGCACGGAAATCTTTCACCACCTGAAGAAGGTACTGAAGGATCGCGGCTACAACACGGCCGTCGGCGACGAGGGCGGCTTTGCACCGTCGCTCAAGAGCAATGATGAGGCCCTTGAGGTCATCGCACTGGCAGTGGAACAGGCCGGCTACAAGCTGGGTGAGGATGTCTACATTGCGCTCGATCCGGCGACCAGTGAGATGTACGACAAGGAGACGGGCAAGTACCGCTTCTTCCGTTCAAACCCGGACCGGCTCGCAACCTCCGATGAGCTGATCGACCTGTGGGCTTCGTGGGCCGCAAAGTACCCCATCCGCAGTCTCGAAGACGGCCTCGCCGAACACGATTGGGCGGGCTGGCAGAAGCTCACCGCCAAGCTTGGCGACAAGCTGCAACTCGTCGGCGACGATCTATTCGTGACCAATGTCGAGTACCTGCAGCGCGGTATCCGCGAAAAGTCGGCCAACTCGATCCTCGTGAAAATCAATCAGATCGGCTCGCTCACCGAAACCTTTGCGGCCATCAACCTCGCCATGCGTAACGGTTTTTCCGCGGTGATCAGCCACCGCAGCGGTGAGACCGAGGACACGACCATTGCCGATCTCGCCGTCGCCACCAACGCCGGGCAGATCAAGACCGGCAGCGCCTCCCGTAGTGACCGCATCGCCAAGTACAACCGGCTGCTCCGGATTGAGGAGGAGCTGGGGGACGAGGCGGTGTACGGCGCCGAGTTCTGGAACCGATAG
- a CDS encoding sugar ABC transporter permease has protein sequence MKTSAGWLTGLLWTAPWWLGFLIFLAAPLALSLYISFCDYPLLQAPVFIGAANYSALTRDPLFGRVLFNTLVYAACAIPLGTVAAVLLAILLNQPVRGQGFFRACIFVPTIVPVVVAGIVWLWLLNPQTGQINQALQALLLPKPDWLGHPVWALAALVLVSLWFIGSPVVIYLAGLQEIPVELYEAATIDGAGTARRFWHITLPGLSPVILFNVIIAIIATWQIFALPFILWRGQRGPQDSTYFYTMYLFDNAFRYLQMGYASAMAWVQLLIILTLTALVFFVSRRFVHYRGA, from the coding sequence TTGAAAACCTCCGCCGGCTGGCTCACAGGTTTGCTCTGGACCGCCCCATGGTGGCTGGGTTTCCTGATCTTTCTGGCCGCGCCGCTGGCACTATCGCTTTATATCAGTTTCTGCGACTACCCCCTGCTGCAGGCCCCCGTCTTCATCGGCGCCGCCAACTACTCTGCACTCACACGTGACCCGCTCTTTGGCCGGGTTCTGTTCAACACGCTGGTCTACGCCGCCTGCGCGATTCCTCTCGGCACGGTCGCAGCAGTGCTGCTCGCGATTCTCCTGAATCAGCCCGTGCGCGGGCAGGGCTTCTTCCGCGCGTGTATCTTCGTTCCCACGATTGTCCCGGTGGTCGTCGCTGGGATCGTCTGGCTCTGGCTGCTGAACCCGCAGACCGGTCAGATCAACCAGGCCCTGCAAGCCCTGCTCCTCCCGAAACCCGATTGGCTCGGACACCCCGTGTGGGCGCTGGCCGCCCTGGTCCTGGTCAGTCTCTGGTTCATCGGGTCGCCCGTGGTGATCTACCTGGCGGGACTGCAGGAAATTCCCGTAGAGCTCTACGAGGCCGCGACCATCGACGGCGCTGGGACCGCGCGCCGCTTCTGGCACATCACGTTACCCGGCCTCAGCCCGGTGATCCTTTTCAACGTCATCATCGCCATCATTGCAACCTGGCAGATTTTCGCGCTGCCGTTCATTCTGTGGCGCGGCCAGCGGGGTCCCCAAGACAGTACGTACTTCTACACGATGTACCTGTTCGACAACGCGTTCCGCTATCTCCAGATGGGCTACGCCAGCGCCATGGCGTGGGTTCAGCTTCTCATCATCCTGACCTTGACAGCGCTCGTCTTTTTTGTCAGCCGCCGCTTCGTGCACTACCGGGGAGCGTGA
- a CDS encoding beta-glucosidase gives MPSGAHDSFLWGAATAAFQIEGAPDADGKGPSIWDVFCHTPGKTNAGETGDMACDHYRRWRADVDLMRALHLNGYRFSIAWPRVLPTGRGAINTAGLDFYDRLVDALCAANITPLVTLYHWDLPAALQMELGGWTHPDLPMIFADYARIVFERLADRVPLWLTLNEPWVVVEAGHRHGTHAPGIRDDALAYRAGHNLLRAHAYAVAEYRQLPPRTGSAISLALNSTYCFPASQHPDDVAAAERALLNFAGWFGDPPWFGDYPAVLRERLGDLLPPFTPEDTRLLQRSMDFVALNYYFSDVIRYTPGAGPMDAEVVPQLDCAYTEMGWPITPEGLTELLLWLHRRYGRLPLYVTENGAALPDTADETGFVHDPDRIAYLREHLLAIEAARTAGAEVRGYFAWSLLDNLEWSAGFSKRFGLIHCDPHTQKRTVKASGKWYAELIATGGWSALRRHVGRTGQVSGRSPEEVVP, from the coding sequence ATGCCCAGCGGCGCCCACGACTCTTTCCTTTGGGGCGCTGCCACAGCCGCTTTTCAGATCGAGGGCGCGCCCGATGCTGATGGCAAGGGGCCCAGTATCTGGGATGTCTTCTGCCACACGCCTGGAAAGACGAACGCCGGGGAAACGGGCGACATGGCCTGCGACCACTATCGGAGGTGGCGTGCTGACGTGGACCTCATGCGCGCGCTGCACCTCAACGGCTATCGGTTCAGCATTGCGTGGCCGCGGGTCCTGCCGACTGGCCGCGGCGCGATCAATACGGCCGGACTCGATTTTTACGACCGGTTGGTGGACGCGCTCTGCGCGGCCAACATCACACCGCTCGTAACGCTCTACCACTGGGACCTGCCCGCTGCCCTGCAAATGGAGCTCGGCGGGTGGACCCACCCGGACCTGCCCATGATCTTCGCCGACTACGCCCGGATCGTATTCGAACGCCTCGCTGACCGTGTCCCCCTCTGGCTCACGCTCAACGAACCGTGGGTCGTGGTGGAGGCGGGGCACCGCCACGGCACCCACGCGCCCGGTATCCGTGATGACGCCCTGGCATACCGCGCTGGGCACAACCTGCTCCGGGCACACGCGTACGCCGTGGCAGAGTATCGGCAGCTGCCCCCAAGGACCGGTAGCGCAATCAGTTTGGCCCTGAACTCCACGTACTGTTTCCCCGCTTCGCAGCATCCGGACGATGTCGCAGCCGCCGAGCGCGCCTTGCTCAACTTCGCGGGCTGGTTTGGAGACCCCCCTTGGTTCGGCGACTACCCGGCCGTGCTGCGTGAGCGCCTGGGTGACCTCCTGCCCCCCTTCACACCGGAGGATACACGGCTGTTGCAGCGGTCAATGGACTTCGTGGCGCTGAACTATTACTTCAGCGACGTGATCCGCTACACGCCCGGTGCGGGACCGATGGATGCAGAGGTGGTCCCGCAGCTCGACTGCGCATACACCGAGATGGGCTGGCCCATCACGCCAGAGGGTTTGACCGAACTGCTGTTATGGCTGCACCGGCGGTACGGCCGGTTGCCGCTCTATGTAACGGAGAACGGCGCCGCCTTGCCAGACACCGCCGATGAGACTGGATTCGTGCATGACCCCGACCGCATTGCGTACCTGCGCGAACACCTCCTGGCGATCGAGGCAGCGCGTACGGCGGGGGCCGAGGTGCGCGGGTACTTCGCCTGGTCGTTGCTCGACAACCTGGAGTGGTCGGCGGGCTTCTCGAAGCGCTTCGGACTCATCCACTGCGACCCTCACACGCAGAAAAGGACCGTCAAGGCCAGTGGAAAGTGGTATGCTGAACTGATCGCCACGGGTGGCTGGTCCGCCTTGCGCCGGCATGTCGGCCGCACCGGCCAGGTGTCGGGCCGGAGCCCCGAGGAAGTTGTGCCTTGA